One Myxococcales bacterium genomic window, GCTCGGGTGCCGCGCCGTCAACGAGCGCGAGCCCGCGCGGCGCCACGATCAGCTCGAGATCGCTCTCCACAACAGGGGGCGGCGACGTCGGCAGGCGATTGGCGGCGTGCTGAAACCCCGCCGGGAGCCACGAGAGCGCGTCCACCTCCGCGGCCTTCGAGTCGTCACGGAACCACGACGGCCCCTCCGCGAGGTGGCGGGGAGCGACGCCGCCAACGCGCGTCACCTCCGTCGACTCCGCCTCGTCAGCGCCCGCGGCGGAGCATGCGCAGAGGAGCAGGCACAAGGCGAAGCGCTTGAGCATGTGGAGTGGGACGCCCTACAGCCCCACATGTTCCCAAGAAGGGGGTCGGGGCCGTGCCTATGCCCTCATGGGCGCAAGCGCGTTGGCCCATCGCAAGAGCTCATCGAGCATGGTCTTGGCTGCGCCATCGAAGGACTCGGGGGGCTGAAAGGTGCCCTCCTTCATGTGGGCGGAGAACCCAGAAACCGTGACGGCTTCGGGGATGGGCATCATCTTCAGCGTGGTCAGAAACTGCTTGGTCATTTGCACCGACCGGAGGCCCCCGGAAATGCCGCCGTAGCTGACGAACGCCGCCGGCTTGTAGGCCCATTCGCTGAAGAGATAGTCGAGCGCGTTGATGAGCGCCGGCGGCGAGCCGTAGTTGTATTCAGGCGTGACGATCACGAACGCGTCGGCGGCGCGAACGCTCTCGCTCCAGGCCTTCGTGTGCGCGTGCTCGTATTGACCGAGGCGCGGGTGTTTTGGCTCGTCGAAGAGCGGCAACGCGACCTCCTTTAGGTCCGACAAGACGACCTCAAAGCCTCCGTGGGCGCGGGCCCGCTCGAGGAACCATGTTCCGATAGGCAGGCCTGCGCGACCGGGCCGCGTGCTCGCGATGATGACGTTCAGCTTTCTCATGAGGGGTGCGAGTGTAGCGCGTCGGCGAAGTCTCGAAACCTCGAGGCCCCGCCCTTATTGACCTTCGCTCCAGGGCCCCGGATCCTTGTGCGATGTCCGAACCGACCGAGCCGACGCCACCTCTCTCCCGCGAAGACCTCGTACTGCTCGTCGCCCGCGCGCATCACGGAGCCCCTTACGCCGAGTGCAAGATCGCCGGGGCGGCGCTCGCCGAGCAGTCCAAGCTTCCACGGCTCATCGCCGAGAACCTTGGCGCCGGCTTCGGCCAATGGACGTTCTTCCCGGAGCCCGCCGAGGTCGTGACCTTTGCGTGCACGTACGCGCCGCCGCAAACAAGCGACGACGTGTGGGCTCTCGCGCGGCAGTGGGCGTCGGACGACGCGGCGGGTCGTCCGACGGTGCTCGTGCTCGTGGGCCGCGAGCTTCTTCAAGTCGAACTGCGCCGCATCGACGTGCCCGAGCTGCGCGCGCTCTTCGCCGAATCGCAAGGGCCGGCCGCGATGGCGCTGCGAAAGACCTTGGGTCTCGACATACCCGCGCCCCGCGCCACCCCGGCGAAAGCAGCGGCGGCAACGGCCGTGCGCGAGGCGGAGGCGACCTCCCCGAAGCGGGCGCCAGCGGCGAAGAAGACCCCCGTGGCGACGACCGCGGACGGAACGCTCAAGATGCCGAAGCCGGTTCTGACGCGGGCGAAGGTAGAGCCGCCTGCGCCGCCGCGACACTTCGAGCATCCGAAATTTGGCGTCGGCGTCCTCGAGAAGCTCGACGGCGTCGGCCCCGAAGCCAAGCTGACGATCCGCTTCGAAGCCGGGACCAAGACGCTCCTCGCTCGCTTTGTGGCGGAAGTAGCGCCCTGAGCCCCGTCTAGATCGCAGACGCGGACTGCGAAGGCGCGCATCGCACCCGGAGGTCCCATCGCTGCGCGACCGGTGCGAACGAAGCGTTCGCGCGGCGCCAGCCCAAAACCATTCGGGTTTCGTCGAGCGCGACGCGACCCAACGCGCGGCATGGCGCGTGCTCGTACTCGCACAAGCCATGAAACCCTCCTCGCTCGCTTCCCTCTCGCTTGCCGCGCTCGACCGGGCCCACGGCGGCCTCCGCATCCACACGCTCGCGCCCGCACAGGCTTCGCACATCGGCGGCGTCCATGACGCGTTGCTCGGCCTCGATCAGGCGGGGCATGTGTTCGTCGCGGCCGGTGCAACGCCGCGCCATGCAGCGCAGGTCGCTGAGCAGGTTCGCGCGGCGACGACGCCAGCGTCGACGATAGGCGGCCTCGCGCAATCGGCCATCGACTTGCTCAAGCAACCGGTGACGGGAGGCGGCACCGTAGGCGGCAACCTGCTGGCGGCCGCTGGAAACGTGGCGATGAACCTCTTCGCCGCAGCGCTGGAGGACGACGACAAGCCATCGCGCGCGACGCCGCATTCGTCGACGGACCACGCTCCGGCGTACGTCCCGCCGCCGCCAACGTTTTCACCGAGCGTGGTGCCCACGACCACCACGCGAGAGCTGCCCGAGGTGAATGACGCGGCGCCGACACCCGCGCTGCACGACGGCGCGGCACCGAGCGCGACCCACGCCTATGCCCCCTTCGAACCCCTGGTGGTGCCCGCGCTCCCGCCGCTGCCAGGTACGACGGGCTCGCCACTCGAAGGTCCGACCGACGCATCCGCGCTCCCGCCGCTGCCTCCGCCCTACGTGCCCGTCGACTGGCCCGACATCGCGCTCGCCCCGGACTTGCCAGCGATGCCCACGCTCGCCGACTTGCCACCGCTGCCTTCGGTTCCGAACACGACGACGGACGGCGCAGCGACCGACCCCTACGGCGTCGAGCGCCTGCAACCTACCAAGTACGGATGAGCGCCAGCGGACGATGAGGTCGCTCGAAGCCCGACGACTCGCAGGTCAGGCACGACGAATGCAGAAAGGGGCAACGATGGTCACCGCGACGCAAACCCGCCGGCAATGGCTTAAGCACCTCGCGGCCAGGCACAGCCTCTCGTGGAGGATGGCCACGCTGCCGCGCACCCTCGACGGCGTGACGGTGGTCGAGACGGCGCGCGAGCTCATCTACTTCGAAGACGGCGTGTGCACACGCGTCACATCGTTCGACGAGGACACGCCGGCGCGAAGTCTCGTGGGTCTCACGTGGGTCTTGTGGATCGACGTCGACGGCAACCCCGTTGCGGGCCACCGGCCCGGCGCACGCGCCGTCCTCTGGCGGGCGCCGCCCGAGCGCGGGTTCACCACCCAAGGCGAAATGACGGTCGCGCTGACAGGACGCGCTCTCCGCCATCAACGCGTGGAGTCGCACGGAGATTCGAGCGAGCTTTTCGCCCGAAGCGCGTAAGACTGCACAAACGCTGGCCGCTAGCCGCCCGCAAGCCTAGGGCTCCGCGAGGGGTGAATCTCGCACCCTTCATCCTCGAGGCGCTGCAGCGCAAGGCACACTCAAAGCACAAGGAGCCGACGACTTCGGTACTCTACGCAATGGATGCGCTCGCCCTCGCCGCGTTACAGCATCGAAGGCCCCATTGGGCGTGGCGGCATGGGCGAGGTCTACCGAGCCTTCGACACGCTGCTGAAGCGGCCGGTGGCGCTAAAGGTCCTTCGGCCCGACCGGACCGACGACGCTGCCACGGGAATTCGACGCATGCTGCGCGAGGCGCGCGCGTGTGCTGCCTTTCAGCACCCGAACGTCGTGGCCATCTACGACGTCGGCGAGGGCGACGGCACAGCCTTCATCGCGATGGAGCTCCTCGACGGCGAGCCGCTCCGCTCGTCGTTCGCCGGCCGTGGGGTGCCCACCGCGACCAAGCTTGATTGGCTCGTCCAGATCGCGAGCGCCCTCGACGCCGCGCACGCTGCCGGCATCGTCCATCGCGACATCAAGCCCGACAACGTCATGCTTTGCAGCGACGGCCGTGTGCGCCTCATCGACTTCGGGATCGCGCGCGCCGAGAGCCTCGACGCTCTCGAGAGCCACGCTGGGTCGATTCACGGCCTCGGCACGCCACGCTACATGGCGCCGGAACAGAAGGCAGGGGCGGCTGCGTCGCCGCTTACCGATCAGTACGCTTGGGGCATCGTCGCCTACGAGGTGCTTACGGAGCTCTCGGCGGATGTGAGGCCGCAGGACCTCGCACGGAACGCCGATTGGCCGCCGGATCTGCCGGCGCACTGGCGCGCGGGCCTGGGCAGGGCCACGTCGGGCGAGCCCGACGAGCGTTTTGCCAACATGGGCGCGTTGCTCGGAGAGCTCGCGGGCGCGGTGCCGCGGCTTGACGCGCGCGCCTTCGCTGCAACTGAGGTGGCGGACTCGGAGCGCCGGGCCAAGCTCTGGACCGACGACGCGCACGGAACGCGGCACCCGCGCGCAGCAGGGCGCGAAGACGATGAGGACGACGTCGTCGGCTCACGCCGCGGCCCACTCCCAAGCGGGATGGTCCTCGATGGTCGCTATCGGATTGACCGCTTGCTCGGACAGGGTGCCATGGGCGCGGTCTACGCGGCCGAACACCTGGTGCTCAAGACGCGCGTCGCGATCAAGGTGCTCGTCGCTCGAGCGACCCCCGAGTCGTTGGCCCGTTTCGCGCAGGAGGCCCGCGTCACCGCCGAGCTGCGCAGCGAACACGCGATCCGCGTCCTCGACGTCGCGACGCCCGACGGGCGCGCGCCGTACATCGTGATGGAGCTGCTCGAAGGCACCGACCTCGAAGGCCTCCTCAAACGGCGGACGCGACTACCGCTGGACGAGGCCGCGCGCTACGTGCTCGAGGCGTGTGACGCCGTTGCCGAAGCGCACGCTCTTGGCGTCGTGCACCGCGACTTGAAGCCGGCGAATCTCTTTTTGACCACGGGACGGCAAGAGGGTGCGCCCACCATCAAGGTGCTCGACTTCGGCCTCTCGAAGATCGTCCGAGGCGAAGCGCTCGGTGACGTGAGCCTCTCGAAGACCTACGCGTTCATGGGTTCGCCGGCGTACATGTCACCGGAGCAAATTCGAAACGCGAAGGCCGCCGATCATCGAGCGGACATTTGGTCGCTGGCGGTCGTGCTCTACGAGCTGGTGACGGGCGCGTTGCCGTTCCCCGACGACAGCGCCGCCGTGCTCCTCTTGGCCATCGCCAACAAGCCGTGGGTCCCGGCTTCCGAACGGAGAGGCGAGCTGCCCGCCTCGTTCGACGCCGTCCTCGCACGCTGCCTCGAGAAGGAGCCCGCGGACCGGTACCCCGACATCGCTGCGTTCGTAGACGCCCTCAGGCCCTTCGCGGCACGCGCCCCTTCGCGGGCGCTTCATTCGGTCCAGCACGAGAGCGCCGCCTTGTCCGCCGGCTCGTCGAACGCGCCTAAGGCGTTCGGTCCTCCGCGGCTCGAGCCTCGCGGCGCCACCACCACGACATCGGCCCTCACGGCCTTCGCGCCGAGCGGCGCCGGTCCGGAGGTCCGCTCGCACGGTCGCGCGCTCGCGATCGCGGGCGTCCTTGCGGTGGCGCTCGCCGGCGCGGCCATCGCGAGACTCCGCGACGGGACCGCGACGATCAGGCCCGCCGAGGCGAGCCGGCCGACGGTCGCTGCGACGGCATTGTCGCCAGGCGCGGCGACTCCACCCACCGCGCCGTCGCCGATCAGCCTTCCGGCGGTGGTGCCCGTGGCAACGCCGACCGAGGCCGCGACCGACGCGGGCGCCCGGCCGCGCGTCGACACGAAGGGCTCGGCGCCGCGAAGAGCTGCACCACCGGTGGTGTCGTCGCCAACACCGGCTGCCGCGAGGACGCAGACCCCACCGTCGTCGTTCCAACCGGTGACGGACCGACTCGATTGAAGAGCCCCGGCATGAAGAGCCCCTGCATGAAGAGCACTGCGCACAAGAGGAGCGCGCCCGGCGCGCTTGCCGTCGGACTCGTCGGGCTCTGCATGATCCTCCTCAGGCCCGGTGACGCGCGTGCGCAAGACGGACGCGCCCTCTTCGAGGCGGGGCTCGCGGCCTCGAGCCGCGGAGACGTGGCCGCGGCATGCGATCTCTTCGAGCGGAGTCATGCGCTCTTGCCTGCCGTCGGCTCCTTGCTCAACGTCGCCGGGTGCCAGCAGGAGCGCGGCGAGCTCGTCCTCGCATACAACCAGTTCACCGAGGCTGCGGCGCGCGCCGAGCGCGAAAGCAAAGCCGATCGTGCCGATGTCGCGACCGCGCGCGCGCGTTCGCTCGAGGACAAGGTGGCGCGCCTGAAGGTGGCGTTGAGCGGGCCGTTGCTAGGCGGAGAGTCGCTCTGGGTCGACGGGCAACAAGGACCGACCTTCCTGACGCGGCCGGTAGCCGTAGAGCCTGGCGCTCACACGGTGGAGATCCGTTTCGGCGATCGGGTCGTTCGGCGAACCTCCGGCGACGTCCGCGCGGGCTCGCTCGTCACAGTCCACTTCGGTGCGGCAGCGAGCGCGACTGCGAAGGATGACGCGCCGGGCGCGTCGACGAGAGCCGGGGGCGCGCGGGGGCTCGTGCCTTGGCTGACGCTCGGTACCGGCCTCGCGGCGCTCGGCGCATCGGGCGTCACGGGGGTGCTCGCCCTCGCGAAGAAGGGCGACGCGCAAGAGGCCTTCGACGGTGGACGCGCTGCCGACGCCAACCGTCTCGTCGACGACGGTCGAACCGTGGCCACGGTCTCCACGGCGACCGCCATCGCGGGGCTGCTGCTCACGGGCCTTGGCGTGTACCTCTTCGTCGACGCGCCAACAAAGGCGGGGGTGACGAGCCAATCGCAGCGCATCATCGACAAGGCGCTGAATGGAACCTTCTGACGTGAGCGGGCCATGAGACACGCGCGCACCTTGAGCCTCTGGGGTGCCACGACGCTTCTCTCGGCGGCGTGCGCGGATCTCATCGGGCTCTCATCGTTCCCGGAGCCACCTGCCACGGGCTTGCCTGACGCCACAGCGCCCGCCGCGACGGCAGACGCGGGCGTGTCCACCTCCGACGCAAAAGTGTCGGGCGCCGACGGCCGAGCCGCGGAACCGGCGGGATCACTCGACACCAGCTTCGGCACGGGTGGGCGAGCCGTCGCGCCAACCGACATGACCGTCACGGGCTTGGTCATGCAACCGTCCGGCGCCTTCGTGGTGACAGGGGCAACTGCGGAGACGGTCCCTCGCGACTTTGCCGCGCTCCGCTTCACGCGCGACGGTCAGTTCGACGGCACCTTCGCCGGCACCGGCCGAGCCGTCGTCGACTTTGGCGGTGACGAAGCCTCCGCCGACAGCGTCGGCTTGCCCGACGGGAAGGTCATCCTAGGGGGCGTCGCCGGAACGACAGCGACCGCCGTCGCGCTCGCGCGCCTCACCACCGACGGCGCCCTCGATACGACCTTCGGCAGCGCCGGCAAGTCCTCGCTCGCGCCGACGGCGTCGCAGCTCCTGAACGGCCTCGCCCTCGGCCAGGGCGGTGCGATCGTCGGAACGGGGAGCGTCACGTCCGGCGCGACGAACGCCTTTGCGTTCTTTCGATTCACCGCCAGCGGCGCTCTCGATACGACGTTCGCGGGCAAGGGCTACTCGGAGATCGAGATGGGCGGCAACGACATTGGCTTCGCCGTCGCGATGGCTTCCTCGGGGCAGCTCGTCGCGACAGGCGTCAGTGAGGCGACCGGTGGCGGCCCGTGGGTCGTGGCACGGGTCTCCGTTGGCGGCGCGCCCGACGGAACCTTCGCGCCGACTGGGTGGAAGGTCTCAGCGTCGGCGGTGGCGGGCGCGTCTTCAAAGGGGCAGGCTGTCGCCTTTCAGGCCGACGGCAAGGTCGTCGCGGCGGGCGTCGTGCCCACCGCAAGCGCCGGCGTCTACGACGTGGTCGTGATGCGCTACCAAACGGACGGGGCCCCCGACGCGACCTTCGGCCAAAACGGCGTGAGCATCCTGGCCGGTGCCGGCGTGCCCCGTCGCTTGGCCATCGACGCGGCGGGTCGCGTTGTCTTCGCCGGAGCCACAACGGGCGGGACGGCGGCCGCCGTTATCGTGGGACGCTTGCTCGAGAACGGCACGCCGGATCCGAGCTTCGGAAAGGGCGGCCTGACCGTGATCGACGTGCACCCCGCTGCGGCCGACTACACCGGCGGCCTCGCCATTCAAAGCGATGGGTTCATCGTGGTCGGTGGCTACTCGCAACTACCGGGGAAGCTCGAGCCCTGGGTCATGCGCTTCTGGCCATGACGAGGATGTAGTCTGCCGGGGCGAAGGAACGGTTCGCGGTCGCCCCCCTCACGTGTGCGGCATCGTGGCAGTGGCCCGCGGGTCGCCTAAGCGCGCGCCACCGCCGCTCGGTGCGCCAGCGCGCGCGGCATGACCGTTGCTCGCAACGGTGCGTCAACACACCGATGAGGAAGAACCCATGTTGCGCTCCCTACTCGTGCTCTCGCTAGGTCTGTCCGCTCCCACCGCCTGCGGCGGCGCCGCCTCACCGCTCGCGGAGGACGAGGCGCCGGTCGCTCGCCGCGCCATTCCCTTGGCAGCTACGCGCGAATCCGTTCCAGCGATTCACGACGCACGCTCGAACGCTTGACGCTCGAGACGCCTACCCGTTTCACCGCCGAGCTGCGCCTCCAGGGTCGCAGTCCAGGATTCTGGACGCCGGCGCCCGACGAGACCAAACACGTGAGCGGCACCTACGAATTCTCGCGCGCTCGCCCCGCGTACGTCGATCCTGATCAGCGCGTGCGCGACGCGATCACGCTCCGCTACGAAGACGCGACGTACGCGTACGACCACTTCACCTTCGAGTGGCGCGCGCCCGCGCTCGTCTTGACGAACGGGCGCGACGAAACCGTGTTGCACAGCGACGCAAGCCATCGCGCCGAGGTGGCCAACGAGCCGATTCGCGCTCATTGCACGAGCGACGGAAGCGCCACAGTCGCTCTTGTTCTAGACGAGAACCAACACGACAAGGGCACGTTGCGCCTCGTCCAGAACGGCGCCACCGGCTTTCCACGCAGCCAATCGGTGGCGGTGACGAAAGACACCATGACCGTGGGGCGCGACCCGGCGATCTTTCGAGGCACGCGCGGCGAGCAAGGATTCGAGATCGCGGTGCCCAGAAGCATCCTCGGCGGCGCCATCGCGACCTTCCGTTCCTCGCTGACCTGGGAGTCCGATCAGGCGGGCGACGCCAAGTCGTTTCCGCTCGCGTGCACGTCCTCTCCCTGAGTGC contains:
- a CDS encoding NAD(P)H-dependent oxidoreductase codes for the protein MRKLNVIIASTRPGRAGLPIGTWFLERARAHGGFEVVLSDLKEVALPLFDEPKHPRLGQYEHAHTKAWSESVRAADAFVIVTPEYNYGSPPALINALDYLFSEWAYKPAAFVSYGGISGGLRSVQMTKQFLTTLKMMPIPEAVTVSGFSAHMKEGTFQPPESFDGAAKTMLDELLRWANALAPMRA
- a CDS encoding protein kinase, translating into MRSPSPRYSIEGPIGRGGMGEVYRAFDTLLKRPVALKVLRPDRTDDAATGIRRMLREARACAAFQHPNVVAIYDVGEGDGTAFIAMELLDGEPLRSSFAGRGVPTATKLDWLVQIASALDAAHAAGIVHRDIKPDNVMLCSDGRVRLIDFGIARAESLDALESHAGSIHGLGTPRYMAPEQKAGAAASPLTDQYAWGIVAYEVLTELSADVRPQDLARNADWPPDLPAHWRAGLGRATSGEPDERFANMGALLGELAGAVPRLDARAFAATEVADSERRAKLWTDDAHGTRHPRAAGREDDEDDVVGSRRGPLPSGMVLDGRYRIDRLLGQGAMGAVYAAEHLVLKTRVAIKVLVARATPESLARFAQEARVTAELRSEHAIRVLDVATPDGRAPYIVMELLEGTDLEGLLKRRTRLPLDEAARYVLEACDAVAEAHALGVVHRDLKPANLFLTTGRQEGAPTIKVLDFGLSKIVRGEALGDVSLSKTYAFMGSPAYMSPEQIRNAKAADHRADIWSLAVVLYELVTGALPFPDDSAAVLLLAIANKPWVPASERRGELPASFDAVLARCLEKEPADRYPDIAAFVDALRPFAARAPSRALHSVQHESAALSAGSSNAPKAFGPPRLEPRGATTTTSALTAFAPSGAGPEVRSHGRALAIAGVLAVALAGAAIARLRDGTATIRPAEASRPTVAATALSPGAATPPTAPSPISLPAVVPVATPTEAATDAGARPRVDTKGSAPRRAAPPVVSSPTPAAARTQTPPSSFQPVTDRLD